Proteins from a single region of Scatophagus argus isolate fScaArg1 chromosome 23, fScaArg1.pri, whole genome shotgun sequence:
- the LOC124054287 gene encoding protein-glutamine gamma-glutamyltransferase E-like isoform X2 — MANTIQNVDFHCQANNGAHRTIEISTKQLIVRRGLSFLLTLDMTRPFNDFDPLVLIAETGPAPSEKRGTRSEFGNPSPMYAADVKAIWKYSINGRANLEKGTVNLSVTPPADAPVGKYSLSARTSTKTTSLGTLVVLFNPWCSDDWVYLPDDRERQEYVMNEYGLIYYGTSHYAKPMNWLFGQFEEEMVDICLKMLDINPKHAKNPADDVSARCNPIYVSRVVSAMINANGDHGVLVGRWNGDYGDGVNPTHWTGSVSILQRWYQSNCRPVKYGQCWVFAGVMCTVMRFWGIPCRVVTNFESAHDTNGNLTIDKYYDDYGERASDTSDSIWNFHVWVEGWMKRPDLQKGNSYDGWQVLDPTPQELSEGVYCCGPASVAAILQGEANLKYDVPFVFAEVNADVVKWKVSSDGSKRKMHSDTTTVGQNISTKSVGNNMRSNITDCYKHREGSANEREVFRRALHKVNSGDDGDNGEEPLKMEIKFEEAAEMLSGQDVKLKLKLSNTDQTRRTLLIYINAQAMRYNGKPTSNIQSTVLEKMLQPGRDVILPVQIPYSVYRKYMGGCDSMRVSAMAIDKQQEDDIYETEIDIVLKDPLVSVKVLSEARLHRALTMVVEFKNPLNETLKNCSLTVVGCGLFRSDHVDSVPELDPNATMKLRIVTYPYKVGPKTVVADFDCSAFRDIKGTCTVDVKP; from the exons ATGGCAAACA CAATTCAAAACGTGGACTTTCACTGCCAGGCCAACAACGGCGCCCATCGCACCATTGAAATCAGCACCAAGCAGCTGATTGTGAGGCGAGGCCTGTCCTTCCTCCTCACTCTGGACATGACACGGCCTTTCAACGACTTCGACCCGCTCGTCCTCATCGCAGAGACGG GTCCTGCCCCGTCAGAGAAGCGTGGTACCCGGTCCGAGTTTGGGAACCCATCTCCCATGTACGCCGCAGACGTCAAGGCGATATGGAAGTACAGCATCAACGGGAGAGCCAACCTGGAGAAGGGCACGGTGAACCTGTCGGTGACCCCACCGGCCGACGCTCCCGTGGGCAAGTACTCGCTGTCTGCGAGGACTTCCACAAAAACAACCTCTCTAGGAACCCTGGTGGTGCTCTTCAACCCCTGGTGCTCAG atgacTGGGTGTATCTTCCCGATGACAGGGAAAGACAAGAATACGTGATGAATGAATATGGACTCATCTATTATGGAACGTCACATTACGCCAAGCCCATGAACTGGCTGTTTGGACAG TTTGAGGAGGAAATGGTGGACATTTGTCTCAAGATGTTGGACATCAACCCAAAACACGCCAAAAACCCAGCTGATGACGTCTCCGCTCGCTGTAACCCCATCTATGTTAGTCGTGTGGTCAGCGCGATG ATCAACGCCAACGGCGATCACGGTGTGTTAGTGGGACGCTGGAACGGCGACTACGGGGACGGAGTGAACCCAACCCACTGGACCGGCAGCGTAAGCATCCTTCAGCGCTGGTATCAAAGCAACTGCCGCCCGGTCAAGTACGGCCAGTGCTGGGTGTTCGCCGGCGTAATGTGCACAG TGATGCGGTTTTGGGGTATCCCGTGTCGCGTTGTCACAAACTTCGAGTCAGCTCACGACACAAACGGCAACCTCACGATCGACAAGTACTATGACGACTATGGAGAACGAGCATCGGACACCTCAGACAGCATCTG GAACTTCCATGTGTGGGTGGAGGGATGGATGAAACGACCAGACCTCCAGAAAGGAAACAGTTATGACGGCTGGCAGGTCTTGGATCCCACACCGCAGGAACTGAGCGAAG GGGTGTATTGCTGTGGTCCGGCCTCAGTCGCTGCCATTCTCCAGGGCGAGGCTAACCTGAAGTACGACGTGCCGTTTGTCTTTGCCGAGGTCAACGCCGACGTTGTCAAATGGAAG GTTAGCTCTGATGGTTCCAAGAGGAAAATGCACTCTGACACAACAACAGTAGGACAGAACATCTCCACTAAATCTGTGGGCAACAACATGAGAAGCAACATCACAGATTgctacaaacacagagaag GCAGCGCAAACGAGAGGGAAGTCTTCAGGCGTGCCCTCCACAAAGTGAACTCTGGAGATGATGGTGACAACGGAGAGGAGCCGCTGAAGATGGAGATAAAATTTGAAGAG GCGGCCGAGATGTTGAGTGGTCAGGACGTCAAGTTGAAGCTGAAGCTGAGCAACACAGATCAAACCAGGAGGACACTGCTCATCTACATCAATGCTCAGGCCATGAGGTACAATGGAAAACCAACAAGCAACATCCAGAGCACCGTCCTCGAGAAGATGCTCCAGCCCGGACGAG ATGTGATCCTACCTGTTCAGATCCCCTACTCGGTCTACAGAAAATACATGGGGGGCTGTGACAGCATGAGGGTTTCAGCCATGGCCAttgacaaacagcaggaagacGACATCTACGAGACTGAGATCGACATCGTCCTAAAGGACCCTCTCGTCTCCGTGAAG gtctTGAGCGAGGCACGTCTGCACCGCGCACTGACTATGGTGGTGGAATTCAAAAACCCACTCAATGAAACGCTGAAAAACTGCTCTCTGACTGTCGTTGGATGTGGCCTTTTCAGATCGGACCACGTAGACAG CGTCCCGGAGTTGGACCCAAACGCCACGATGAAGCTGAGGATCGTAACGTACCCCTACAAGGTCGGACCGAAGACTGTGGTGGCCGACTTCGACTGCAGCGCCTTCAGGGACATAAAGGGCACCTGCACTGTGGACGTCAAACCCTGA
- the LOC124054287 gene encoding protein-glutamine gamma-glutamyltransferase 2-like isoform X1, which yields MANTIQNVDFHCQANNGAHRTIEISTKQLIVRRGLSFLLTLDMTRPFNDFDPLVLIAETGPAPSEKRGTRSEFGNPSPMYAADVKAIWKYSINGRANLEKGTVNLSVTPPADAPVGKYSLSARTSTKTTSLGTLVVLFNPWCSDDWVYLPDDRERQEYVMNEYGLIYYGTSHYAKPMNWLFGQFEEEMVDICLKMLDINPKHAKNPADDVSARCNPIYVSRVVSAMINANGDHGVLVGRWNGDYGDGVNPTHWTGSVSILQRWYQSNCRPVKYGQCWVFAGVMCTVMRFWGIPCRVVTNFESAHDTNGNLTIDKYYDDYGERASDTSDSIWNFHVWVEGWMKRPDLQKGNSYDGWQVLDPTPQELSEGVYCCGPASVAAILQGEANLKYDVPFVFAEVNADVVKWKVSSDGSKRKMHSDTTTVGQNISTKSVGNNMRSNITDCYKHREGSANEREVFRRALHKVNSGDDGDNGEEPLKMEIKFEEAAEMLSGQDVKLKLKLSNTDQTRRTLLIYINAQAMRYNGKPTSNIQSTVLEKMLQPGRDVILPVQIPYSVYRKYMGGCDSMRVSAMAIDKQQEDDIYETEIDIVLKDPLVSVKVLSEARLHRALTMVVEFKNPLNETLKNCSLTVVGCGLFRSDHVDSSVPELDPNATMKLRIVTYPYKVGPKTVVADFDCSAFRDIKGTCTVDVKP from the exons ATGGCAAACA CAATTCAAAACGTGGACTTTCACTGCCAGGCCAACAACGGCGCCCATCGCACCATTGAAATCAGCACCAAGCAGCTGATTGTGAGGCGAGGCCTGTCCTTCCTCCTCACTCTGGACATGACACGGCCTTTCAACGACTTCGACCCGCTCGTCCTCATCGCAGAGACGG GTCCTGCCCCGTCAGAGAAGCGTGGTACCCGGTCCGAGTTTGGGAACCCATCTCCCATGTACGCCGCAGACGTCAAGGCGATATGGAAGTACAGCATCAACGGGAGAGCCAACCTGGAGAAGGGCACGGTGAACCTGTCGGTGACCCCACCGGCCGACGCTCCCGTGGGCAAGTACTCGCTGTCTGCGAGGACTTCCACAAAAACAACCTCTCTAGGAACCCTGGTGGTGCTCTTCAACCCCTGGTGCTCAG atgacTGGGTGTATCTTCCCGATGACAGGGAAAGACAAGAATACGTGATGAATGAATATGGACTCATCTATTATGGAACGTCACATTACGCCAAGCCCATGAACTGGCTGTTTGGACAG TTTGAGGAGGAAATGGTGGACATTTGTCTCAAGATGTTGGACATCAACCCAAAACACGCCAAAAACCCAGCTGATGACGTCTCCGCTCGCTGTAACCCCATCTATGTTAGTCGTGTGGTCAGCGCGATG ATCAACGCCAACGGCGATCACGGTGTGTTAGTGGGACGCTGGAACGGCGACTACGGGGACGGAGTGAACCCAACCCACTGGACCGGCAGCGTAAGCATCCTTCAGCGCTGGTATCAAAGCAACTGCCGCCCGGTCAAGTACGGCCAGTGCTGGGTGTTCGCCGGCGTAATGTGCACAG TGATGCGGTTTTGGGGTATCCCGTGTCGCGTTGTCACAAACTTCGAGTCAGCTCACGACACAAACGGCAACCTCACGATCGACAAGTACTATGACGACTATGGAGAACGAGCATCGGACACCTCAGACAGCATCTG GAACTTCCATGTGTGGGTGGAGGGATGGATGAAACGACCAGACCTCCAGAAAGGAAACAGTTATGACGGCTGGCAGGTCTTGGATCCCACACCGCAGGAACTGAGCGAAG GGGTGTATTGCTGTGGTCCGGCCTCAGTCGCTGCCATTCTCCAGGGCGAGGCTAACCTGAAGTACGACGTGCCGTTTGTCTTTGCCGAGGTCAACGCCGACGTTGTCAAATGGAAG GTTAGCTCTGATGGTTCCAAGAGGAAAATGCACTCTGACACAACAACAGTAGGACAGAACATCTCCACTAAATCTGTGGGCAACAACATGAGAAGCAACATCACAGATTgctacaaacacagagaag GCAGCGCAAACGAGAGGGAAGTCTTCAGGCGTGCCCTCCACAAAGTGAACTCTGGAGATGATGGTGACAACGGAGAGGAGCCGCTGAAGATGGAGATAAAATTTGAAGAG GCGGCCGAGATGTTGAGTGGTCAGGACGTCAAGTTGAAGCTGAAGCTGAGCAACACAGATCAAACCAGGAGGACACTGCTCATCTACATCAATGCTCAGGCCATGAGGTACAATGGAAAACCAACAAGCAACATCCAGAGCACCGTCCTCGAGAAGATGCTCCAGCCCGGACGAG ATGTGATCCTACCTGTTCAGATCCCCTACTCGGTCTACAGAAAATACATGGGGGGCTGTGACAGCATGAGGGTTTCAGCCATGGCCAttgacaaacagcaggaagacGACATCTACGAGACTGAGATCGACATCGTCCTAAAGGACCCTCTCGTCTCCGTGAAG gtctTGAGCGAGGCACGTCTGCACCGCGCACTGACTATGGTGGTGGAATTCAAAAACCCACTCAATGAAACGCTGAAAAACTGCTCTCTGACTGTCGTTGGATGTGGCCTTTTCAGATCGGACCACGTAGACAG CAGCGTCCCGGAGTTGGACCCAAACGCCACGATGAAGCTGAGGATCGTAACGTACCCCTACAAGGTCGGACCGAAGACTGTGGTGGCCGACTTCGACTGCAGCGCCTTCAGGGACATAAAGGGCACCTGCACTGTGGACGTCAAACCCTGA
- the LOC124055043 gene encoding endonuclease domain-containing 1 protein-like — MRTYLKRRCLLGLAALLLLLLLCIPTVAEVVSSLSNCNQFLLKGTPPEIPGILTGGIILNESRYKPICQTFMNQRRFVTLYDTQNRIPVFSAYKYRGKGPATTRPPWRIEPQVRLSLESNMIAVDNNATYDNQAANADYRNNRRFDRGHLLPNSYGFTSEDKWSTFTLTNVVPQESSFNQGSWKGMEECVKCIMDKHCVNNNGVTEGFVVIGAQASANDMLRNRVNIPYLMWSAFCCYSSRYQDWIASAHWARNVPDRADRKHLQTRPLKDLHRALSTVDSKFEVFPRTQCPLDKIISNFNPRINAEQEECFCPRQTTTTTAPPTSTTSTGFPSTTATTTTTTTEHQTTASPSTTTRTTTTTSATSVPTTTTTTTTTTTSTRTTKKDDNSGDNEDSGQGGNSGGSGGGGGAGGGGGGGGGGGAGGDTNDLHSYNY, encoded by the exons ATGAGGACGTACCTGAAGAGACGGTGCCTCCTGGGCCTCgccgctctcctcctcctcctcctgctctgcatTCCCACAGTAGCTGAAGTGGTGAGTTCACTGTCAAACTGCAACCAGTTTCTCCTTAAGGGAACCCCACCTGAGATCCCAGGAATTTTGACTGGAGGGATCATCTTGAACGAGAGCCGGTACAAACCCATTTGCCAGACTTTCATGAACCAGAGAAGGTTTGTGACGCTCTACGACACCCAGAACAGGATTCCAGTGTTTTCTGCTTACAAGTACAGAGGGAAAGGACCAGCAACGACAAGACCCCCCTGGAGGATCGAGCCACAGGTGCGTCTCTCA CTCGAGAGCAACATGATAGCTGTAGACAACAACGCAACCTACGACAACCAGGCTGCAAATGCCGAttacagaaacaacagaaggTTTGACAGGGGCCACTTACTTCCAAACTCTTACGGTTTCACCTCAGAGGACAAATGGTCCACCTTCACCCTGACCAACGTCGTTCCCCAGGAGTCCTCGTTCAACCAGGGGAGTTGGAAGGGAATGGAGGAGTGCGTCAAATGTATCATGGACAAACACTGCGTCAACAACAATGGCGTTACAGAAGGATTCGTGGTGATTGGGGCGCAGGCCAGTGCTAACGACATGCTCAGGAACAGGGTTAATATTCCCTACTTGATGTGGTCGGCTTTCTGCTGCTACAGCTCCAGGTACCAGGATTGGATAGCGAGCGCCCATTGGGCTCGCAATGTTCCTGATCGTGCAGATCGCAAACATCTGCAGACCAGGCCTTTGAAAGACCTCCATCGAGCACTGAGCACCGTGGACTCGAAGTTTGAGGTGTTTCCCAGAACACAGTGTCCTCTCGACAAAATCATCTCCAATTTTAACCCGAGAATTAACGCTGAACAAGAAGAGTGTTTTTGCCCACGCCAAACTACAACCACAACTGCACCTCCAACCAGCACGACCTCCACCGGCTTTCCCTCGACTACTGCTACCACTACCACTACAACTACAGAACACCAAACCACTGCCAGTCCATCAACGACCACCAGAACTACAACTACTACTTCTGCTACAAGCGTTCCCACTACCacaactactactacaactacaaccacTTCCACGAGAACTACAAAGAAAGATGACAATTCAGGAGACAACGAAGACAGTGGGCAAGGAGGAAATTCAGGTGGCTcaggagggggaggtggtgccggaggaggaggaggaggaggaggaggaggaggtgcaggaggag ACACCAATGACCTTCACTCCTACAACTACTGA
- the LOC124055044 gene encoding coronin-2B-like: protein MIFSKNSKGQSTPLVLPVFEMSWRSSFRGSKFRHVFGKPATKEHSYDGVPITRSVHDNHYCSANPCFIAVVTECAGGGSFLVLPIHHTGRVDPQHPRVCGHSGRVLDVKWNPFDDHCVASCSEDCTVKIWDIPVCGVQQNLTKARKTLIGHSRRVGLIEWHPTAENLLLSSAYDYKVLLWDVSQVGAVLRYPVRVVLMPVYHRYPSETLLLSVSFNTDGSRLAVTSKDRRVRVLDPRTGKILQVSSSKSHRASKVLYIGGLKMLLSTGSSPWNHRQIVLWDPDDLSEPLYEEDLDGSAGVLFPFYDPDTHMLYLAGKGDGNIRYYELSTEKPYISFLTECRSLLPQKGLGVMPKRGLDVSACEVFRFYRLIAVKDLVEPLSMIVPRKESGIFQEDLYPMTAGNQAAMTAQEWLLGINKGPVLMSLKPGARVANPYPETPAEKGLVSSLKSQMGPAFGVVTRTDMDFMEEAFLEEQLAYQDAKYPREVSDLSGWQPDETQIPLWTYCCTPHCCEPAERPPPTTESELLQAFYRQQDEIRGLREQLHHKDVRITQLEMEIKNTRNNLRATF from the exons ATGATCTTTTCTAAGAACagcaaaggtcaaag TACTCCCCTCGTGCTTCCTGTCTTCGAGATGTCGTGGCGTTCGTCTTTCCGCGGCTCAAAGTTTCGCCATGTTTTCGGGAAGCCGGCCACCAAGGAGCACAGCTATGACGGGGTGCCAATCACACGCAGCGTCCATGACAACCACTACTGCTCAGCCAATCCCTGCTTCATCGCCGTCGTGACCGAGTGCGCCGGCGGCGGGTCTTTTCTAGTCCTGCCCATCCATCAT aCAGGCAGGGTGGACCCTCAGCACCCGAGGGTGTGCGGCCACAGTGGGAGGGTCCTGGACGTCAAGTGGAACCCGTTTGATGACCACTGCGTCGCGTCGTGCTCAGAGGACTGCACG GTCAAGATCTGGGACATCCCGGTCTGCGGCGTCCAGCAGAACCTCACCAAGGCCAGGAAGACTCTGATCGGTCACTCAAGGAGGGTGGGGCTTATCGAGTGGCATCCAACAGCAGAGAATCTGCTGCTTAGCTCCGCCTACGACTACAAG GTCCTCCTCTGGGACGTGTCCCAAGTAGGCGCGGTGCTTAGGTACCCGGTCCGGGTGGTTCTGATGCCTGTCTACCACCGCTACCCGTCTGAGacgctgctgctgtctgttagCTTCAACACTGATGGCAGCAGGCTGGCGGTCACGTCCAAAGACAGACGGGTTCGAGTCCTGGACCCACGGACTGGAAAGATCCTacag GTGTCCAGCAGTAAGTCCCACAGGGCCAGTAAGGTTTTATACATTGGTGGGTTGAAGATGCTTCTGTCCACGGGCAGCTCGCCCTGGAACCACAGACAGATCGTCCTCTGGGACcct gaCGACTTATCGGAGCCTTTGTACGAAGAGGATTTGGACGGGTCCGCAGGAGTTCTCTTTCCGTTCTATGATCCAGACACCCACATGCTCTACTTGGCTGGAAAG GGTGACGGGAACATCCGGTACTACGAGCTGAGTACTGAGAAACCCTACATCAGCTTCCTGACAGAATGCAGGTCCCTGCTGCCACAAAAAGGACTTG GGGTGATGCCAAAGCGCGGCCTGGATGTGAGTGCCTGTGAGGTTTTCAGATTTTACCGACTGATCGCCGTCAAAGACCTGGTGGAACCGCTGTCAATGATTGTGCCACGAAAAGAG TCAGGTATTTTCCAAGAAGACCTGTACCCAATGACAGCAGGAAACCAGGCCGCCATGACGGCTCAGGAGTGGCTGTTGGGAATCAACAAAG GCCCTGTGCTGATGTCCCTGAAGCCTGGGGCTCGAGTGGCCAACCCTTACCCAGAAACTCCTGCTGAGAAGGGGCTAGTGAGCTCCCTGAAGTCCCAGATGGGTCCAGCTTTTGGTGTTGTGACCAGGACAGACATGGACTTCATGGAAGAG GCCTTCCTTGAGGAGCAGCTTGCCTACCAGGACGCCAAATATCCCAGAGAGGTGAGTGATCTGTCGGGGTGGCAGCCAGATGAGACCCAGATCCCGCTGTGGACCTACTGCTGCACCCCACACTGCTGTGAACCCGCAGAGAGACCTCCACCTACAACTGAGAGCGAG ctcctGCAAGCCTTTTACCGACAGCAGGACGAGATCAGAGGCCTGAGAGAACAACTTCATCACAAAGAC GTGAGGATCACTCAGCTGGAGATGGAGATCAAAAACACCCGAAACAACTTGAGGGCAACTTTCTGA
- the LOC124054319 gene encoding acidic leucine-rich nuclear phosphoprotein 32 family member B-like isoform X1 has translation MDMKKRVSLELRHRSPTEVQELVLDNCRSGEGKIEGITEEFSNLELLSLINVGLTSVADIPKLDKLKKLELSDNRISGGLEVLAERLVNLTHLNLSGNKFKDISTLEPLKKLPQLKSLDLFNCEVTNLADYRESIFKLLPQLTYLDGYDIDDCEASDSDGEGDGVEDEDEEEGESESFEEEEEEDEEDAVVEDEDDEDESGDDEQDGEVNGDVDSEDDEEDEEDEEDDDEDSSPAKGEKRKRDPEDEDDEDDD, from the exons ATGGACATGAAGAAGAGGGTCTCCTTAGAACTGAGGCACCGGTCGCCGACAGAA GTCCAGGAGCTGGTTCTGGACAACTGTCGCTCCGGCGAAGGAAAGATCGAAGGAATCACAGAAGAGTTCTCGAATCTGGAGCTGCTCAGCCTCATCAATGTCGGCCTGACCAGCGTAGCAGACATCCCCAAACTGGACAAACTTAAAAAG TTGGAGTTGAGTGACAACAGGATATCAGGCGGCCTGGAGGTCCTGGCAGAGCGGCTGGTGAACCTAACGCACCTTAACCTCAGTGGGAACAAGTTCAAAGACATCAGCACCCTGGAGCCCCTG AAAAAGTTGCCCCAGCTGAAGAGTCTCGACCTGTTTAACTGCGAGGTGACCAACCTGGCCGACTACAGGGAGTCCATCTTCAAGCTCCTCCCCCAGCTCACCTACCTGGACGGCTACGACATCGATGACTGCGAGGCGTCCGACTCCGATGGAGAGGGAGACGGCGTGGAGGACGAGGACGAAGAAG AGGGCGAGTCCGAGAGctttgaggaggaggaagaggaggacgaggaggacgcAGTGGTCGAAGACGAAGACGATGAAGACGAGAGCGGCGATGATGAG CAGGACGGAGAGGTGAACGGAGACGTGGACAGTGAGGACgacgaggaggatgaggaagacgaggaggatgaTG ATGAGGACTCGTCTCCGGccaaaggagagaagaggaagagagacccggaagatgaggatgatgaagatgatgattaA
- the LOC124054319 gene encoding acidic leucine-rich nuclear phosphoprotein 32 family member B-like isoform X2: MDMKKRVSLELRHRSPTEVQELVLDNCRSGEGKIEGITEEFSNLELLSLINVGLTSVADIPKLDKLKKLELSDNRISGGLEVLAERLVNLTHLNLSGNKFKDISTLEPLKKLPQLKSLDLFNCEVTNLADYRESIFKLLPQLTYLDGYDIDDCEASDSDGEGDGVEDEDEEEGESESFEEEEEEDEEDAVVEDEDDEDESGDDEDGEVNGDVDSEDDEEDEEDEEDDDEDSSPAKGEKRKRDPEDEDDEDDD, translated from the exons ATGGACATGAAGAAGAGGGTCTCCTTAGAACTGAGGCACCGGTCGCCGACAGAA GTCCAGGAGCTGGTTCTGGACAACTGTCGCTCCGGCGAAGGAAAGATCGAAGGAATCACAGAAGAGTTCTCGAATCTGGAGCTGCTCAGCCTCATCAATGTCGGCCTGACCAGCGTAGCAGACATCCCCAAACTGGACAAACTTAAAAAG TTGGAGTTGAGTGACAACAGGATATCAGGCGGCCTGGAGGTCCTGGCAGAGCGGCTGGTGAACCTAACGCACCTTAACCTCAGTGGGAACAAGTTCAAAGACATCAGCACCCTGGAGCCCCTG AAAAAGTTGCCCCAGCTGAAGAGTCTCGACCTGTTTAACTGCGAGGTGACCAACCTGGCCGACTACAGGGAGTCCATCTTCAAGCTCCTCCCCCAGCTCACCTACCTGGACGGCTACGACATCGATGACTGCGAGGCGTCCGACTCCGATGGAGAGGGAGACGGCGTGGAGGACGAGGACGAAGAAG AGGGCGAGTCCGAGAGctttgaggaggaggaagaggaggacgaggaggacgcAGTGGTCGAAGACGAAGACGATGAAGACGAGAGCGGCGATGATGAG GACGGAGAGGTGAACGGAGACGTGGACAGTGAGGACgacgaggaggatgaggaagacgaggaggatgaTG ATGAGGACTCGTCTCCGGccaaaggagagaagaggaagagagacccggaagatgaggatgatgaagatgatgattaA